One Micromonospora sp. WMMD812 genomic window carries:
- a CDS encoding LytTR family DNA-binding domain-containing protein: MNASGFLRVLAVDDEPPALDELAYHLRADPRVARLHTAGDATEALRLLRDGDVDVVFLDIRMPGLDGMELARVLRRFARPPAIVFVTAYDDGAVDAFDLGATDYVRKPVRAERLAESLRRVIGSRVVPSHPAALARAEEDPTIPIELAGTTRMLPRSAVRWVEAQGDYARLHTGDGSHLVRVSLATLAERWADAGFVRIHRSYLVQLKLIAELRLVNSGYVVVIDGTELPVSRRHTRELKDKLVRAAKQDWNR, translated from the coding sequence GTGAACGCGTCCGGTTTCCTCCGGGTGCTGGCGGTCGACGACGAGCCGCCCGCGCTCGACGAGCTGGCGTACCACCTGCGGGCCGACCCGCGGGTGGCCCGGCTGCACACGGCCGGGGACGCGACCGAGGCGCTGCGACTGCTCCGCGACGGCGACGTGGACGTGGTCTTCCTGGACATCCGGATGCCCGGCCTGGACGGGATGGAGCTGGCCCGGGTGCTGCGCCGGTTCGCCCGCCCGCCGGCGATCGTCTTCGTCACCGCGTACGACGACGGCGCGGTCGACGCGTTCGACCTCGGGGCCACCGACTACGTGCGCAAACCGGTACGCGCGGAGCGGCTGGCCGAGTCGCTGCGCCGGGTGATCGGCTCTCGGGTGGTGCCGTCGCACCCGGCGGCGCTGGCCCGGGCGGAGGAGGACCCGACCATCCCGATCGAGCTGGCCGGCACGACCCGGATGCTGCCCCGTTCGGCGGTGCGCTGGGTCGAGGCGCAGGGCGACTACGCCCGGCTGCACACCGGGGACGGCTCGCACCTGGTCCGGGTCTCGCTGGCCACGCTCGCCGAGCGCTGGGCCGACGCCGGTTTCGTCCGGATCCACCGGTCGTACCTGGTGCAGCTGAAGCTCATCGCCGAGCTGCGGCTGGTCAACTCCGGCTACGTGGTGGTGATCGACGGCACCGAGCTGCCGGTGAGCCGGCGGCACACCCGGGAGTTGAAGGACAAGCTGGTCCGCGCGGCGAAGCAGGACTGGAACCGCTGA
- a CDS encoding histidine kinase translates to MGGNLSAVFAVLSLVTALVAALFAVGRLRARRGIATATQRATYEVLHTAGLAAEPLRAGLSPAGAAKSVRHLRALVGAVGLALTDRTELLALDGRGAHHGEQLLGAARRAVAAERSTVLGDAELHCDRVDCPVRGAVVAPLTGADGRVVGALVAVADGPPAPGLVQATLETAHWAGNQLALAELDSSRERLARAEVRALRAQISPHFIYNALTAIGSFVRTDPERARELILEFAEFTRYSFRAHGEFTTLAEELRSIDRYLTIERARFGDRLQVRLQIAPEVLPVTLPFLCLQPLVENAVRHGLSRKPGTGMVSIEARDAGAECHITVEDDGVGMDPTTLTAGIAELAHSNGDPGDDSGQHVGLSNVDERLRSVFGNEFGLVVETGLGSGTKVSMRVPKFHPGVRAGS, encoded by the coding sequence GTGGGTGGCAACCTCTCGGCCGTCTTCGCCGTACTCTCGCTGGTCACCGCGCTGGTCGCGGCCCTCTTCGCGGTCGGGCGGCTGCGCGCCCGGCGCGGCATCGCCACCGCCACCCAGCGCGCCACCTACGAGGTGCTGCACACCGCGGGGCTGGCCGCCGAGCCGCTGCGCGCGGGGTTGAGCCCGGCCGGTGCGGCCAAGTCCGTACGCCATCTGCGGGCCCTGGTCGGCGCGGTCGGCCTGGCGCTGACCGACCGGACGGAGCTGCTCGCCCTCGACGGGCGCGGCGCACACCACGGCGAGCAGCTGCTGGGCGCGGCCCGCCGGGCCGTGGCCGCCGAGCGCTCGACGGTGCTCGGCGACGCGGAGCTGCACTGCGACCGGGTCGACTGCCCGGTACGCGGCGCGGTGGTCGCCCCGCTGACCGGCGCGGACGGTCGGGTGGTCGGCGCGCTGGTCGCGGTCGCCGACGGGCCGCCCGCCCCGGGGCTGGTGCAGGCGACCCTGGAGACCGCGCACTGGGCCGGCAACCAGCTCGCTCTGGCCGAGCTGGACTCGTCCCGGGAGCGGCTGGCCCGGGCCGAGGTCCGGGCGCTGCGCGCCCAGATCAGCCCGCACTTCATCTACAACGCGCTGACCGCGATCGGCTCGTTCGTCCGCACCGACCCGGAGCGGGCCCGCGAGCTGATCCTGGAGTTCGCCGAGTTCACCCGGTACTCGTTCCGGGCCCACGGGGAGTTCACCACGCTGGCCGAGGAGCTGCGCTCGATCGACCGCTACCTGACCATCGAGCGGGCCCGGTTCGGCGACCGGCTCCAGGTGCGCCTGCAGATCGCTCCCGAGGTGCTGCCGGTGACCCTGCCGTTCCTCTGCCTCCAGCCGCTCGTGGAGAACGCCGTCCGGCACGGGTTGTCCCGCAAGCCCGGCACGGGCATGGTGAGCATCGAGGCCCGGGACGCCGGTGCCGAGTGTCACATCACGGTGGAGGACGACGGAGTGGGGATGGATCCGACCACGCTGACCGCCGGCATCGCCGAGCTGGCCCACAGCAACGGCGATCCGGGGGACGACTCCGGCCAGCACGTCGGGCTCTCCAACGTCGACGAGCGGCTCCGGTCGGTCTTCGGGAACGAGTTCGGCCTGGTCGTGGAGACCGGGCTCGGCTCGGGCACGAAGGTGAGCATGCGGGTCCCGAAGTTCCACCCCGGCGTACGGGCGGGTTCGTGA